In one window of Bradyrhizobium sp. AZCC 1721 DNA:
- a CDS encoding phage exclusion protein Lit family protein — MTAATRIATSVLMEPFVDQLRSVPFLLASEKSGQLARLVFNGQEWTFEALKSSPASQVQHFGSNPPKKYLWVTYAGLTSVWCVSLYAACLIRIVSTLSGTHEGPVDLGRALAEAQEYIEFVRKLRLNDLDWPSNLAVRPSLSDPLLADVNNIFFGAMGLILLHEIAHMSKRHQIHLPENLKIGQENEADDFAGSWIFADVADPRQREFRILVAGIALAWLLLMEPPGGAPEHPPAHVRVQRISQYFGASADSPALEVVSHLLKAVLFPSEQPPPSFSRSTDLFDWTIDRLRERQL, encoded by the coding sequence ATGACTGCGGCTACGCGAATAGCCACTTCTGTATTGATGGAGCCCTTCGTAGATCAGCTGCGAAGCGTCCCATTCCTTTTGGCTTCAGAAAAGAGCGGCCAGCTTGCAAGATTGGTGTTTAATGGCCAGGAGTGGACGTTTGAAGCGTTGAAAAGTTCACCTGCTTCGCAAGTTCAGCATTTCGGTTCGAACCCGCCCAAGAAATACTTGTGGGTGACCTATGCTGGCTTAACGTCGGTTTGGTGCGTGAGCCTTTATGCCGCCTGTCTCATCCGCATCGTCAGTACACTTAGCGGGACGCACGAAGGCCCGGTTGATCTAGGCCGCGCTCTTGCTGAGGCTCAGGAGTACATCGAGTTCGTACGGAAGCTTCGTCTGAACGATCTAGATTGGCCTTCCAATCTCGCTGTTCGTCCCTCTTTGAGCGATCCTTTACTGGCAGATGTGAACAACATATTCTTTGGCGCAATGGGGCTAATCTTGCTTCATGAGATCGCGCACATGAGCAAGCGACACCAGATCCATCTTCCGGAGAACCTGAAGATTGGTCAAGAGAACGAGGCGGACGACTTCGCCGGATCCTGGATCTTCGCCGACGTGGCTGATCCGCGTCAGCGTGAGTTTCGGATCCTTGTCGCGGGCATTGCCCTAGCATGGTTATTACTGATGGAGCCACCCGGCGGAGCGCCCGAGCACCCGCCAGCGCATGTAAGGGTGCAGCGCATTTCTCAATACTTCGGCGCCTCAGCGGACAGTCCTGCCCTTGAAGTGGTGTCCCATCTGCTCAAGGCCGTTCTTTTTCCCAGCGAGCAGCCGCCGCCATCTTTTTCGAGGTCCACCGATCTGTTCGATTGGACTATAGATCGTTTACGCGAGCGGCAGCTATGA